One region of Primulina tabacum isolate GXHZ01 chromosome 1, ASM2559414v2, whole genome shotgun sequence genomic DNA includes:
- the LOC142520991 gene encoding E3 ubiquitin-protein ligase RGLG3-like: MGNSESSPDEPYETFTRILNVHENYPVDTDHQPRSSEHTQISTHTTFSHHHPTHSGASVNANNTKKQHPSSICDNFNSLKEVIDALREAGLESSNLILGIDFTKSNEWTGKYSFNRRSLHSIHTSQNPYEQAISIIGRTLSSFDEDNLIPCFGFGDATTHDRYAFSFYPDHRPCNGFEEVLARYKEILPYLKLSGPTSFAPVIDAAIDMVEKSNFQYHVLVIIADGQVTRSPDTPYGRFSPQEQETINSIVAASEYPLSIILIGVGDGPWDAMQGFDDNISQRAFDNFQFVNFTKIMSEESDTAKKESAFALAALMEIPFQYRATLTLQYKDKHNAGCRRQTLPPPREVIDHDNAIKSRQESKKLESIESGPSTEQVCPICLTNPKDMAFGCGHLTCRDCGVSLSSCPMCREPITTRLRLFG, encoded by the exons ATGGGTAACAGTGAATCATCACCTGATGAACCGTATGAAACTTTTACACGTATATTGAATGTGCATGAAAATTACCCTGTTGATACCGACCATCAACCTCGATCTTCTGAACACACtcaaatttcaacacacacaaCTTTTTCGCATCATCATCCGACACATTCTGGAGCTTCGGTTAATGCTAACAACACAAAGAAACAACATCCTTCATCCATATGTGATAATTTCAACTCTTTGAAAGAG GTTATAGATGCGTTAAGGGAGGCTGGCCTGGAATCATCCAATTTAATTCTTGGCATTGATTTTACAAAGAGCAATGAATGGACAG GGAAGTATTCATTCAACAGGAGAAGCCTCCATTCGATTCATACCTCACAAAATCCATATGAGCAAGCCATTTCTATCATTGGACGAACTCTATCTTCCTTCGATGAGGATAATTTGATACCTTGTTTTGGATTTGGCGATG CTACAACGCACGATCGATACGCATTTAGCTTTTACCCTGACCATCGACCTTGTAACGGGTTTGAGGAAGTTCTTGCACGATATAAAGAAATTCTTCCGTATTTGAAGTTATCAG GTCCAACATCATTTGCACCCGTAATCGATGCTGCAATTGATATGGTGGAGAAAAGTAATTTTCAGTACCATGTCCTCGTTATCATTGCAGATGGACAG GTCACTAGAAGTCCTGATACACCATACGGAAGATTTAGTCCTCAAGAACAAGAAACAATCAACTCTATAGTTGCAGCAAG TGAATATCCTCTTTCTATTATTCTAATTGGCGTGGGGGACGGGCCCTGGGATGCAATGCAAGGATTTGATGACAACATTTCTCAACGAGCATTCGATAATTTCCAG TTTGTCAACTTCACAAAAATAATGTCAGAGGAGTCAGACACGGCTAAAAAGGAATCAGCTTTTGCTCTTGCTGCTCTCATGGAAATACCATTTCAGTATAGAGCAACATTGACCCTTCAATACAAAGA CAAACATAATGCAGGTTGTAGGAGACAAACCCTTCCTCCTCCCCGTGAAGTAATAGACCACGACAACGCTATAAAGTCACGTCAAGAATCAAAAAAATTGGAATCCATCGAATCAGGACCATCAACTGAGCAA GTTTGCCCGATTTGCTTGACAAATCCGAAAGACATGGCTTTTGGATGTGGGCATTTG ACATGCAGGGATTGTGGTGTCTCATTATCTTCGTGTCCCATGTGCCGGGAGCCTATAACCACACGGCTTAGACTTTTTGGTTAA
- the LOC142515052 gene encoding uncharacterized protein LOC142515052 — protein MRRSLEFKLEPFDPEIERTARRRLQQQRAKERMEGDQQREEPRRIPMLDYAQPSLDGARPSIMIQNTVQFGGSALDDPNSHIADFLEICDTFKFNGVSDDAIRLRLFPFSLRDKAKSWLNCLPVGSITTWEDMAKAFLIKYFPPSKTMKLRADITTFAQYEQESLYEAWERYKDLLRRCPHHELPLGQRRGAGVNQVNDLSEVSAQLEALNRKIDGMSMSESTMRLQEIFCDKCGGEHDVQDCQDGNPFYVPEGAPVKQVGFQNRPRNDPYSNTYNPGWRNHPNFSWGGQNNQHRQQRGPPYVMHQGFKPEPSREEKSNLEQMMTKFISATETRFQNQDASIKGEQGTLPSNTETNPREHVKAVELRSGKTLGSNEEKTKHGEDEVKNRGGKALIDVEEGKLRLRVGEEEIIFDVFNTLKHTMHNDSCFRVDVVDSLVCDFVQDGLKEPLEATLTTEKQKDELDEEKMEMVAHLNAIPPWRKQVRLRLEELGDRKDLMPQKSSPEEPPTLELKPLPPHLKRMLFGLCNAPATFQRCMTAIFHDMTENFLEMLQNLNLVLVRCEESNLVLNWEKCHFMVQEGIVLGHKVSENGIEVDKAKMEVIKNLPPPSSIKGIRSFLGHAGFYMRFIKDFSKIAKPLSSLLMKDAEFNFDSTCLHAFEILKESLVTAPVLTVPDWELPFEVMCDASDTAVGAVLGQRKNKELLAIVFAFDKFHSYLVLSKVTVYTDHSALKYLLAKKDAKPRLIRWILLLQEFHLEIRDKKGVENVVADHLSRLEHVEIKGSDDDIDDWFPDEQLLEKFILVAVEYVSKWVEAEACATNDAQVVLKFLKKHIFNRFGAPRAIISDGGTHFCNKIFDKLLGKYGVTHKVSTPYHPQTSGQVEVSNREIKRILEKTVNVNRKDWSIRLDDDLWAYREKRLLQLNQLDEFRGRAYDLALSYKERTKRAHDKHIIRREFKVGEAVLVYNSRLRLFPGKLKSRWSGPFTIAKVFPSGAVVLHDGKDGTFTVNAQRLKHYIGGTIEPQIGVTQLHDSH, from the exons atgcgaagatcactCGAGTTTAAGCTTGAGCCTTTTGACCCCGAGATCGAACGCACAGCTAGACGTCGACTACAGCAGCAAAGAGCGAAGGAAAGAATGGAAGGCGATCAACAAAGAGAGGAGCCAAGGCGTATACCGATGTTGGATTATGCACAGCCGTctcttgatggagcacgtccaagcatc atgattcagaacactgtccaatttgGGGGAAGTGCACTTGACGACCCTAATTCTCATATAGctgactttcttgaaatttgtgatacttttaagtttaatggCGTGTCTGATGACGCTATTCGTTTGCGTTTATTTCCATTTTCACTGAGAGATAAAGCTAAGTCGTGGTTAAACTGTTTGCCTGTAGGGTCTATTACTACATGGGAAGATATGGCAAAGGCGTTCCTGATCAAGTACTTTCCTCCGTCGAAGACTATGAAGCTCAGAGCCGACATTACTACTTTTGCTCAATATGAGCAAGAGTCACTTTACGAGGCATGGGAGCGCTACAAGGACTTGTTGAGGAGATGTCCACACCATGAgctgcctcttgg GCAGAGACGAGGTGCTGGAGTTAATCAAGTTAATGATTTGTCGGAGGTTTCAGCACAGTTAGAGGCTTTGAATAGAAAGATTGATGGGATGAGCATGAGTGAGTCGACTATGCGTCTGCAAGAAATTTTCTGTGATAAGTGTGGGGGTGAGCATGATGTGCAGGATTGCCAAGATGGCAACCCATTCTATGTGCCTGAGGGAGCACCGGTAAAACAAGTGGGATTCCAGAACCGTCCTAGAAATGACCCTTACTCGAACACATATAATCCGGGATGGAGGAATCACCCAAACTTTTCATGGGGAGGTCAAAACAACCAACATCGCCAACAAAGAGGTCCACCATATGTGATGCACCAAGGATTCAAGCCAGAACCGTCTCGGGAGGAGAAGTCCAATTTAGAGCAAATGATGactaaatttatttctgcaacAGAGACGAGATTTCAGAACCAAGATGCATCCATAAAGGG GGAGCAAGGAACTTTACCAAGCAACACGGAAACTAACCCAAGAGAACATGTGAAGGCGGTGGAATTGCGTAGTGGAAAAACACTCGGGTCTAATGAGGAAAAGACCAAGCACGGTGAGGATGAGGTGAAAAATCGTggag GGAAAGCACTGATTGATGTTGAGGAGGGGAAATTGAGACTGAGAGttggagaagaagaaattatttttgatgttttcaatACTCTCAAGCACACAATGCACAATGATAGTTGCTTTCGTGTTGATGTCGTGGATTCGCTTGTTTGTGATTTTGTGCAGGATGGATTGAAAGAACCATTGGAggccactctcactactgaaaagCAGAAGGACGAGCTGGACGAGGAAAAGATGGAGATGGTAGCTCATTTGAATGCCATTCCACCTTGGAGAAAGCAAGTGAGGCTTAGACTAGAGGAATTGGGAGACAGAAAAGATTTAATGCCTCAAAAGTCAAGCCCAGAGGAGCCACCTACTTTGGAGCTCAAACCATTACCTCCACATCTCAA GCGTATGCtctttggtttatgcaatgcacctgcaacatttcaaagatgcatgaccGCTATCTTTCATGACATGACTGAAAATTTCCTTGAAATGTTGCAG aatttgaacttGGTGTTAGTTAGATGTGAGGAGAGCAATTTGGTGTTGAATTGGGAGAAATGTCATTTTATGGTTCAAGAAGGGATTGTGTTAGGACACAAGGTATCGGAGAATGGAATTGAGGTTGACAAAGCCAAGATGGAAGTAATCAAAAACTTACCCCCACCTTCATCAATAAAAGGAATTAGAAGTTTCCTAGGGCATGCTGGTTTTTATATgcgtttcattaaagatttttccaaaattgctAAACCTTTATCCTCTTTGTTGATGAAAGATGctgaatttaattttgattctaCTTGTCTGCATGCATTCGAGATACTCAAGGAAAGCTTGGTGACAGCACCTGTTCTAACTGTCCCTGATTGGGAGCTACCGTTTGAGgtgatgtgcgatgctagtgataCAGCTGTTGGTGCGGTGCTGGGTCAAAGGaagaacaag GAATTGCTTGCTATAGTATTTGCTTTtgacaaatttcattcataccttgttctgTCTAAAGTAACTGTGTATACAGATCATTCTGCCCTAAAATACTTGCTTGCTAAGAAAGATGCGAAACCTAGGTTAAttaggtggattttattattGCAAGAATTTCATCTCGAAATTCGAGATAAAAAAGGTGTGGAAAATGTAGTTGCTGACCACCTGTCTAGGCTTGAGCATGTTGAAATTAAGGGCAGTGACGATGATATAGATGActggtttcctgatgaacaaTTGCTTGAG aaatttattcTGGTGGCAGTGGAGTATGTATCTAAATGGGTGGAGGCAGAGGCTTGTGCCACTAATGATGCACAAGTggtgttaaaatttttgaagaaacatatttttaatcgatttGGTGCACCACGTGCAATCATAAGTGATGGTGGCActcatttttgcaacaaaatttttgataaactgTTGGGCAAATATGGTGTCACCCACAAAGTTTCCACTCCATACCATCCCCAAACTAGTGGACAAGTTGAAGTATCCAATCgagaaattaagaggattttagaGAAGACGGTTAATGTGAATAGGAAGGACTGGTCCATTCGGTTAGATGATGATTTGTGGGCGTATC GTGAAAAACGATTGCTGCAGTTGAATCAGTTAGATGAGTTTCGGGGAAGAGCTTATGATCTTGCACTATCATACAAGGAACGCACCAAACGAGCCCATGACAAACACATTATAAGAAGGGAATTCAAAGTGGGTGAAGCGGTGTTGGTATACAATTCTCGCTTACGACTCTTTCCGGGCAAGCTAAAGTCAAGGTGGTCGGGACCATTCACTATAGCCAAGGTGTTCCCATCGGGTGCAGTGGTGTTGCATGATGGCAAGGACGGGACGTTTACTGTGAACGCTCAAAGATTGAAGCACTATATCGGTGGCACAATTgagccacaaattggagtcaCTCAGCTCCATGACAGTCATTGA
- the LOC142521214 gene encoding histone deacetylase 19-like: MDTGGNSLASVADGSKRKVCYFYEPEVGNYYYGQGHPMKPHRVRMTHSLLVHYGLLQHMHVLKPNPAREKDLCRFHADDYISFLKRVTPDAQQDLARQLKRFNVGEDCPVFDGLYNFCQTYAGGSIGGAVKLNHGHCDIAVNWAGGLHHAKKCEASGFCYVNDIVLAILELLKTHERVLYVDIDIHHGDGVEEAFYLTDRVMTVSFHKFGDYFPGTGDIRDIGYAKGKYYALNVPLDDGIDDESYQSLFKPIVSKVMEVFRPGAVVLQCGADSLSGDRLGCFNLTVKGHAECVRFMRSFNVPLLLLGGGGYTIRNVARCWCYETGVALGIELDDKMPQHEYIEYFGPDYTLHVSPSNMENKNTQDLLDAIRAKLLDNISKLQHAPSVQFQERPPDTELPEEDAEEADKDERKDSESDVNAVCERESLPDRAETGIC; this comes from the exons ATGGATACTGGAGGTAATTCTTTAGCATCTGTAGCAGATGGGTCCAAGAGAAAAGTGTGCTATTTTTATGAGCCAGAAGTGGGAAATTACTATTATGGGCAAGGTCACCCAATGAAACCTCATAGAGTTCGGATGACTCATTCTCTTCTTGTCCATTATGGGCTACTTCAGCACATGCATGTTTTGAAGCCTAATCCTGCTCGAGAGAAAGATCTCTGCAGGTTTCATGCTGATGATTATATCTCATTCTTGAAACGGGTCACCCCAGATGCACAGCAAGACCTAGCCAGGCAGCTGAAGAGATTTAATGTTGGGGAAGATTGCCCTGTTTTTGACGGTCTTTAcaacttttgtcaaacttatgCTGGAGGATCCATTGGAGGAGCAGTGAAATTAAATCATGGACATTGTGACATTGCTGTGAATTGGGCTGGTGGCTTACATCATGCAAAAAAATGCGAGGCTTCTGGATTCTGCTATGTGAATGATATTGTTCTGGCAATTTTAGAACTCCTCAAAACTCATGAG CGTGTTTTATACGTGGACATCGATATTCACCATGGTGATGGGGTTGAAGAGGCTTTTTATCTCACTGACAGGGTCATGACTGTATCATTTCATAAGTTCGGAGATTATTTCCCTGGTACTGGAGACATACGAGATATTGGATATGCAAAGGGGAAATATTATGCTCTTAACGTTCCATTAGATGATGGAATTGATGATGAAAGCTATCAATCCTTGTTTAAGCCAATAGTTAGTAAGGTGATGGAAGTTTTTCGGCCAGGGGCAGTTGTCTTACAATGTGGAGCTGACTCCCTATCTGGGGATAGGTTAGGCTGCTTCAATCTCACAGTTAAAGGTCATGCAGAGTGCGTCAGGTTTATGCGATCATTTAACGTGCCACTTCTTTTGCTTGGGGGAGGTGGCTATACAATTCGTAATGTTGCTCGTTGCTGGTGCTATGAG ACAGGAGTGGCACTTGGAATTGAGCTTGATGACAAGATGCCTCAGCATGAATATATAGAGTACTTTGGCCCTGACTACACTCTTCATGTTTCTCCTAGTAACATGGAAAACAAAAATACTCAGGATTTGTTGGATGCAATAAGAGCAAAGCTTCTTGAtaatatctcaaaactccaacatGCACCTAGCGTACAGTTCCAAGAAAGGCCACCTGACACCGAACTTCCAGAG GAGGATGCAGAAGAAGCTGATAAAGATGAAAGGAAAGATTCCGAATCTGATGTTAATGCTGTTTGTGAACG TGAGTCATTGCCTGACAGAGCTGAGACAGGAATTTGTTGA
- the LOC142521359 gene encoding gibberellin 20 oxidase 2-like translates to MDSTLNLHPSSSHKANREKKGALIFDTSIIEKQENFPKQFLWTHEDLAYVSQDELNEKPIDLKGFFSGDLEAINLAAKQISFASLNHGFFQVVNHGVGASAIRHAYEHMDAFFKLPLSRKLALKRKPGDLCGYSGAHADRFSSKLPWKETFSFTYEHEHDQGLDVVDYIKSVMGEEFEEAGIVYQEYCEAMKNLSLIIFELLAISLGVDRYHFRRFFEDGVSIMRGNNYPPCKKAGLTFGTGPHFDPNSLTILHQDQVGGLEIYSDNKWRAIRPRPDAFVVNIGDTFVALSNGRYKSCLHRAVVNKDKTRRSLVFFVNPKEDKKVRPPKDLMRREETSKYPDFTWSDLREFTQNHYRADTATLQNFVQWLHIHKPTKETQPYCRLTYNMTN, encoded by the exons ATGGATTCAACTCTCAATCTCCATCCCTCATCAAGCCACAAAGCAAACAGAGAGAAAAAAGGGGCTCTGATTTTTGACACATCCattatagaaaaacaagaaaacttCCCCAAACAATTCCTTTGGACACATGAAGACTTGGCCTATGTTTCACAAGATGAGCTCAATGAGAAGCCAATAGATTTGAAGGGCTTCTTCAGCGGTGATTTAGAAGCAATAAATCTTGCTGCGAAACAAATAAGTTTTGCTTCTTTAAATCATGGCTTCTTTCAAGTTGTCAATCATGGTGTAGGTGCAAGTGCAATCCGCCACGCCTACGAGCATATGGATGCCTTCTTCAAGCTCCCTTTGAGCAGGAAGCTTGCTCTGAAAAGAAAACCAGGAGATCTTTGCGGGTATTCGGGTGCTCACGCCGATCGATTTTCGTCCAAACTGCCGTGGAAGGAGACATTCTCCTTTAcctatgaacatgaacatgatcAAGGACTTGATGTGGTTGACTACATCAAATCTGTCATGGGGGAAGAGTTCGAAGAAGCCGG GATTGTTTATCAAGAGTATTGTGAAGCAATGAAAAACTTGTCCCTCATCATTTTTGAACTCTTGGCAATTAGCTTGGGAGTCGATCGTTACCATTTTCGCCGGTTTTTCGAAGATGGTGTCTCGATAATGAGAGGAAATAACTATCCGCCTTGCAAGAAAGCAGGGCTCACTTTTGGCACTGGACCTCATTTTGATCCCAATTCCTTAACTATACTTCATCAAGATCAAGTTGGAGGACTCGAAATCTATTCGGACAACAAATGGCGAGCCATTCGTCCTCGCCCGGATGCCTTTGTTGTTAACATTGGTGACACATTTGTG GCTTTATCGAATGGGAGATACAAGAGTTGCCTCCACAGGGCAGTGGTGAACAAGGATAAAACAAGAAGATCGCTTGTATTCTTTGTGAACCCTAAAGAGGACAAAAAGGTGAGGCCCCCGAAGGATCTCATGCGCAGAGAAGAGACAAGCAAGTACCCAGACTTCACATGGTCGGATTTGAGAGAGTTCACTCAAAACCACTACCGGGCAGACACTGCTACGCTACAAAACTTTGTCCAGTGGCTTCATATTCACAAACCAACAAAAGAAACACAACCTTATTGTCGATTGACGTATAATATGACAAATTAG
- the LOC142525515 gene encoding uncharacterized protein LOC142525515 — protein MGETTALECLSKFCQCVMQIYGRVYLRKPNATDIARLLEMHEQRHGFPGMLGSLDCMHWAWKNCPVAWRAQYTRGDHGYPTIVYEAVASADLWIWHAFFGVTGSRNDINVLNESPLFNDVLKGNAPDVNFLVNGTQYTKGYYLTDGIYLEWATFVKSFSCPQDPKRMKFKENKRLQEKTLNGHLGFSKFVGQL, from the coding sequence ATGGGTGAAACAACTGCACTTGAATGCTTGTCCAAATTTTGTCAATGTGTTATGCAAATATATGGGCGTGTGTACTTAAGAAAACCCAATGCAACCGACATCGCTCGTTTGCTTGAAATGCATGAGCAAAGACATGGTTTTCCTGGCATGTTAGGAAGCCTTGATTGCATGCATTGGGCTTGGAAAAATTGTCCGGTCGCGTGGAGAGCTCAGTACACTCGAGGCGATCATGGCTACCCAACAATTGTGTATGAGGCAGTTGCATCAGCCGACTTGTGGATATGGCACGCCTTTTTTGGAGTGACTGGGTCTCGTAATGACATCAATGTCCTTAACGAGTCACCTCTTTTTAATGACGTCTTGAAAGGAAATGCACCAGATGTTAATTTTCTTGTGAATGGTACACAGTATACTAAAGGATACTACTTAACAGATGGTATATACCTGGAATGGGCCACTTTCGTGAAGAGTTTCTCATGCCCACAGGATCCCAAAAGAATGAAATTCAAAGAAAACAAGAGGCTGCAAGAAAAGACGTTGAACGGGCATTTGGGGTTCTCCAAGTTCGTTGGGCAATTATAA
- the LOC142516234 gene encoding sugar transport protein 8-like produces the protein MAPPVFVDEKGGDSFPSKLTKQVVVCSIIAAFGGLMFGYDIGISGGVTSMDSFLLKFFPVVYEKKHRAKEDNYCKYDNQMLQLFTSSLYLAAVVCSFFASFCCKKFGRKRTMQMAAAFFFVGVILNAAAVNLPMLIVGRLCLGAGVGFGNQAVPLFISEIAPARYRGGLNICFQMLITVGILIANLVNYFTSKMLTYGWRISLGGAAFPAIFLGLGSLLIVETPTSLIERGNTDEGLRVLKKIRGVEDVQEEYTAIFRATEAAKKIENPFKNLLKRSSIPQLFCGTMLQVFQQFTGINVIMFYAPVLFQTIGLGSDASLLSAVVTGSVNSGSTLVAIFGVDRFGRRALLIEAAIQMLVSQCITGVILASQLGSTNAISKLYAYIVMALICVFVSGFAWSWGPLGWLIPSEIFPLETRTAGFFFAVSMNMICTFIIAQAFLTMLCHMRSGIFFFFAAWIVVMGCFAKFLLPETKGVPIDEMNERVWKKHWFWHRFFTDEEGDQSCVEKELKLQVTKDEV, from the exons ATGGCGCCACCAGTTTTCGTGGATGAGAAGGGCGGAGATTCTTTTCCGTCAAAGTTGACTAAGCAAGTCGTAGTTTGTTCCATCATAGCAGCCTTTGGAGGTCTCATGTTTGGCTATGATATCGGTATATCAG GAGGAGTAACATCCATGGATAGTTTCTTGCTGAAATTCTTCCCCGTTGTGTACGAAAAGAAGCACAGAGCGAAAGAAGATAACTACTGCAAATATGACAATCAGATGCTCCAACTATTCACATCGTCTCTGTACTTAGCAGCGGTGGTGTGCAGCTTCTTCGCGTCGTTTTGCTGCAAGAAGTTCGGGCGGAAGCGCACCATGCAGATGGCGGCGGCCTTCTTTTTCGTCGGAGTCATCCTCAACGCCGCCGCAGTCAATCTCCCTATGCTCATCGTCGGTCGCCTTTGTCTAGGTGCCGGAGTTGGGTTTGGAAATCAG GCAGTGCCACTATTTATATCAGAAATTGCACCAGCAAGGTATAGAGGAGGCCTAAACATATGCTTCCAAATGCTGATCACAGTAGGCATTTTGATAGCAAATCTAGTCAACTATTTTACATCCAAAATGCTCACTTATGGCTGGAGGATATCACTTGGTGGTGCTGCATTCCCGGCCATTTTCCTCGGCTTAGGATCACTTCTCATCGTCGAGACACCCACGAGCCTGATCGAGCGTGGCAACACGGATGAGGGTTTAAGGGTACTAAAGAAAATCCGAGGCGTAGAAGACGTGCAAGAAGAGTATACTGCAATCTTTCGTGCCACAGAGGCTGCGAAAAAGATCGAGAACCCTTTTAAAAACTTGTTGAAAAGATCCAGTATTCCTCAACTTTTCTGTGGAACGATGCTGCAAGTTTTCCAGCAGTTTACCGGGATCAATGTGATCATGTTTTATGCCCCTGTGTTGTTTCAAACTATTGGGCTCGGGTCAGATGCTTCGTTACTATCAGCTGTGGTTACAGGTTCTGTGAATTCGGGCTCCACTTTGGTTGCAATATTCGGTGTTGATAGGTTTGGAAGAAGGGCCCTACTCATCGAGGCTGCAATCCAAATGCTTGTTTCTCAG TGTATCACAGGAGTGATTCTCGCCAGCCAATTGGGCTCAACAAATGCTATATCCAAGCTATACGCGTACATAGTAATGGCCTTGATCTGTGTCTTTGTCTCGGGTTTCGCCTGGTCGTGGGGTCCCCTCGGCTGGTTGATCCCGAGTGAGATATTCCCGTTGGAGACACGGACTGCAGGCTTTTTCTTTGCAGTCAGCATGAACATGATCTGCACATTCATAATTGCTCAAGCTTTCTTGACGATGCTTTGCCATATGAGGTCGGgtatcttcttctttttcgcTGCCTGGATCGTTGTTATGGGATGTTTCGCCAAATTCTTGTTACCTGAAACCAAAGGAGTTCCCATAGATGAGATGAATGAGAGAGTCTGGAAAAAACACTGGTTCTGGCATAGGTTCTTCACGGATGAAGAAGGTGACCAATCTTGTGTGGAGAAAGAGCTCAAATTACAAGTTACCAAAGACGAAGTTTGA